One Burkholderia cepacia genomic window carries:
- a CDS encoding class I SAM-dependent methyltransferase, with product MDRITIDTYDTAAQAFADEWQDQPAPTDMYALLMRHFAPGGRTADIGCGAGRDVAWLNANGFPAAGYDASPGLLEQARTRYPHLRFLNAALPALDGIDDASFDNILCETVIMHLPPEEIGDACGRLLAILKPGGVLYLSWRVSEGESRRDASGRLYASFDAALVTAAMRNATVVSDTETVNQSSGKRVHRLIVQRAS from the coding sequence ATGGACCGGATCACGATCGACACCTACGACACGGCGGCGCAGGCGTTTGCCGACGAATGGCAGGACCAGCCCGCGCCCACCGACATGTATGCGCTGCTGATGCGGCACTTCGCGCCGGGCGGGCGCACGGCGGATATCGGCTGCGGCGCCGGGCGGGACGTCGCGTGGCTGAACGCGAACGGCTTTCCCGCCGCAGGCTATGACGCATCGCCGGGGCTGCTCGAACAGGCGCGCACGCGCTATCCGCATCTGCGCTTCCTCAACGCGGCGCTCCCCGCGCTCGACGGGATCGACGACGCGTCGTTCGACAACATCCTGTGCGAGACGGTCATCATGCATCTGCCGCCCGAGGAGATTGGCGACGCGTGCGGCCGCCTGCTCGCGATCCTGAAGCCGGGCGGCGTGCTCTACCTGAGCTGGCGCGTGTCGGAAGGCGAGAGCCGGCGGGATGCGTCCGGACGGCTGTATGCGTCGTTCGACGCGGCGCTGGTCACCGCGGCGATGCGCAATGCGACCGTCGTTTCAGATACGGAAACGGTTAACCAGTCGTCCGGCAAGCGCGTGCATCGCCTGATCGTGCAGCGCGCATCGTGA